A portion of the Nomia melanderi isolate GNS246 chromosome 2, iyNomMela1, whole genome shotgun sequence genome contains these proteins:
- the LOC116429891 gene encoding uncharacterized protein LOC116429891, with the protein MQVYVPLLAIVVILVASTESKPSWSNLYIDQYSPASSAEALTELNLQQTPIFQYPQQAYSPFYIYNVQTELKDVPAAVIAHGKPAISHIPAYGFYYGQAVYDFRFPFSPVLPTLKPVEPSTTPKPESKPTDSKPSTAEKEDGVEKLDNKVESPKKMEKPTPMEHAGDDDSVVIESI; encoded by the exons ATGCAG GTCTACGTCCCGTTGCTTGCCATCGTTGTGATCCTGGTCGCGTCCACGGAATCGAAACCGTCGTGGTCCAACCTGTACATCGACCAGTATTCCCCTGCGTCCAGTGCTGAGGCCCTAACCGAGCTGAACCTCCAACAGACGCCGATTTTCCAGTATCCGCAGCAGGCCTACTCTCCGTTCTACATCTACAAT GTGCAGACAGAATTAAAGGACGTCCCCGCGGCCGTCATTGCTCACGGGAAACCAGCGATCTCCCATATACCCGCCTACGGCTTCTACTATGGACAAGCTGTCTACGACTTCCGGTTCCCGTTCAGTCCG GTACTCCCGACGTTGAAACCCGTCGAGCCGAGCACGACGCCGAAACCGGAGAGTAAACCGACCGACTCCAAGCCATCGACCGCGGAAAAGGAAGACGGCGTCGAGAAATTGGACAATAAAGTGGAGTCGCCGAAGAAAATGGAGAAACCGACGCCGATGGAGCACGCCGGCGACGACGACTCGGTCGTCATCGAATCGATATGA